A DNA window from Paralichthys olivaceus isolate ysfri-2021 chromosome 3, ASM2471397v2, whole genome shotgun sequence contains the following coding sequences:
- the nwd1 gene encoding NACHT domain- and WD repeat-containing protein 1 has translation MDVTTDGLLDAEAQGLLTDLKSRLYTSSKKFLNLHCVELSKGSIDPKRKEHAQYLDSVCEQFVSQMKSCIAAAVDSPAEGRRRKMWGSIEEETSDWMDEEIGKDVARSEELCRGLIGREGLLGKLCLAMWESTSSRHGPLVVHGAAGMGKTALLCKLAQETQRVLKAGSVMVIRLLSARHPQRPDIDHVLRSICLQVCLACGLSPPSPLMAGTHLELLRFFRNVLAQVSQQGNTLFLILDAVDQLSDQHHAHRLCWLPTLLPPNIHLVVSMDTSSEAFANMQLKVESLGSFFEVERLSRNEGKQIVESNLRAQQRTLTPEQSDAVLQSFESMGCPLHLRLILSAAKRWSSFTPLTEIHLSASTQEMMSQLFLMLEEKHGKELVGGALGYLALAREGLLEAELRDIMSLDDDVISEVHRYSLPPTPSLIRLPPLLWARLRRDLEDQLEERWMGGVATLTFNNRRLSEAISSRYLMSERRGRSHRILAEYFQGRWSGKLKLATLPGLSLLLSDRKVPPQPLWFAPGLANVRKLQELPYHLLHAGLWEELRQEVIGNAEWLYCKSRVCGVTSVIHDLDQSSQQLDCTETRLIRDALVLIKPTLDFLDSHMDMSLFFTELLARLCSLAPTFPSVIGRLCSQCEEWLLTCPEPALIPKCSFLQQPGGALQHTLSGLQGGVLCLDVSVEAELLVAGLDDGVVMVWRLSDQQLLHTLLGHSGAVLSVKVIDSSSCCLSLAADGSLRRWSLMKGQQLLCIQEAVPVDSSPSSVHLHLSDQRQLIYVYTCTQVKVWTQEGAELFSSGEDGSVVLGLLEESVFSLTDGGLLRIFHPVNDAVETQLENCLTRLSLVKTAVSPKRGTLFVATRDGVLHQISRTGKHSAVEFPLVPSLLSVTEDEKILMAASERTLSLFNIDRDSVDKILDLQHDDDVLSACVSSDGRLLVSGAADQLIRIWSVTTGALLDSLCGSDAPVTSVVLCKGSVVSASAAAASVHLWSLKYDTRHKPAAHIPSGSAHVAITRDADRVFFVRQSSQREVMSWNNHTGSLSQRLSVSAQVCCLELVQHKRLLLCGLTSGTVLIYPLALPQETLCIPPPESLCRVLCVAVSAHEKHVAVAYEDSVCLFEISARDSFPTVEGPLHRFPLSLLHGPLSSMALLSDRRLLYGTSCGEVRLHDFSSGSGSGLEPHRSRVTCVMGSNWGTHALVGSEDAVQRLWALTPLTLDHTMEYKGFLFEGVLSAAFSESDRFLFTGSQDRTVKVWDVQTGNLLHVQYVYSPVVRMVTFRNGFVALSQQGAVIREVFRCPDHVSPDYNPLRNVKAQYHVTSRDKNGDVQQNSVSGPQDFNPAQFNLNFMSMLRAKPSSTCVIL, from the exons ATGGACGTGACCACCGACGGGCTGCTGGACGCAGAAGCACAGGGACTCCTCACCGACCTCAAGTCTCGCCTCTACACCTCGTCCAAGAAGTTCCTCAACCTGCACTGTGTGGAGCTGAGCAAGGGGAGCATCGACCCCAAACGCAAAGAGCACGCTCAGTACCTGGACAGCGTGTGCGAGCAGTTTGTGTCACAGATGAAGTCTTGCATCGCGGCGGCGGTCGACTCTCCAGCCGAAGGGAGACGGAGGAAGATGTGGGGAAGCATCGAGGAGGAAACGTCAGACTGGATGGACGAAGAGATTGGAAAAGATGTCGCCAGGAGTGAGGAGCTCTGCAGGGGTCTCATTGGTAGAGAGGGACTTCTGGGTAAGCTTTGCCTCGCCATGTGGGAGTCCACCAGTTCCCGCCACGGCCCTCTGGTCGTCCACGGGGCTGCTGGGATGGGGAAAACAGCTCTGCTCTGCAAACTGGCGCAGGAGACGCAGCGAGTCCTGAAGGCCGGGTCAGTGATGGTGATCAGGCTGCTGTCAGCTCGCCATCCTCAGAGACCAGACATCGACCACGTCCTCCGCAGCATCTGCCTCCAGGTGTGTCTGGCATGTGGCCTGTCTCCGCCCTCGCCGCTGATGGCTGGCACTCACCTGGAGCTGCTTAGATTCTTTAGGAACGTCCTCGCTCAGGTCTCCCAGCAGGGGAACACTTTGTTCCTCATCCTGGACGCCGTGGATCAGCTGTCAGACCAGCATCACGCTCACAGACTCTGCTGGCTGCCCACCCTCCTGCCACCCAACATCCACCTGGTGGTTTCCATGGATACCAGCAGCGAGGCATTTGCTAACATGCAGCTGAAGGTGGAGTCTTTGGGGAGCTTCTTTGAGGTGGAGCGTTTGTCTCGTAACGAAGGGAAACAAATTGTGGAGTCGAACCTGCGAGCGCAGCAGCGCACTTTGACCCCGGAGCAGAGCGACGCTGTGCTGCAGAGCTTCGAGTCGATGGGCTGTCCACTCCACCTCAGGCTGATCCTGTCTGCCGCCAAACGCTGGTCCTCCTTCACCCCGCTCACAGAGATACACCTGAGCGCCAGCACACAGGAAATGATGTCACAGCTCTTCCTGATGCTGGAGGAGAAACATGGGAAGGAGCTGGTGGGCGGAGCCTTAGGATACCTTGCTCTGGCCAG GGAGGGGCTACTGGAGGCTGAGCTGCGCGACATCATGTCCctggatgatgatgtcatcagtgagGTGCACAGATACTCACTCCCTCCGACCCCCTCGTTGATCAGACTGCCCCCCCTCCTGTGGGCCCGACTCAGACGGGACCTCGAGGACCAGCTGGAGGAGCGGTGGATGGGCGGAGTCGCCACTCTCACCTTCAACAACAG ACGTCTGTCGGAGGCGATTTCATCTCGTTATCTGATGTCAGAGCGTCGGGGGCGGAGCCACAGGATCCTGGCAGAGTACTTTCAGGGTCGGTGGTCGGGGAAACTGAAGCTGGCGACGTTGCCGGGTCTGTCGCTGCTCCTCTCCGACAGAAAG gTCCCGCCCCAGCCGCTGTGGTTTGCTCCAGGATTGGCTAACGTCAGGAAGCTCCAGGAGCTGCCCTATCACCTGCTGCACGCCGGCCTGTGGGAGGAGCTACGACAGGAAGTCATCG GCAACGCTGAGTGGCTGTACTGTAAGAGCAGAGTGTGCGGGGTCACCAGCGTCATCCACGACCTGGACCAGAGCTCCCAGCAACTAGACTGCACCGAGACCAGACTGATCCGAGACGCTCTGGTCCTCATCAAACCCACGCTGGACTTCCTGGACAGTCACATGG ACATGTCTCTGTTCTTCACCGAGCTGTTGGCCAGACTCTGCTCCTTGGCCCCGACCTTCCCCTCTGTGATTGGCCGGCTGTGCAGTCAGTGCGAGGAGTGGTTACTGACGTGTCCCGAGCCCGCCCTCATCCCGAAGTGCAGTTTCCTGCAGCAGCCAGGGGGGGCGCTGCAGCACACACTGAGCGGGCTGCAGGGAG GTGTCCTCTGTCTGGACGTCAGTGTGGAGGCGGAGCTTCTGGTGGCGGGTCTGGATGATGGCGTGGTGATGGTGTGGCGCCTCAGTGACCAGCAGCTGCTTCACACGCTGCTGGGACACAGCG GCGCCGTCTTGTCCGTTaaggtgattgacagctcatCTTGCTGCCTCTCATTGGCCGCTGATGGTTCTCTGAGAAGGTGGAGCCTAATGAAAGGCCAGCAGCTGCTCTGCATCCAGGAGGCGGTGCCTGTTGACTCCTCCCCTTCGTCGGTACACCTCCACCTGTCTGATCAGAGACAGCTGATCTATGTTTACACCTGCACACAG GTGAAGGTGTGGACGCAGGAAGGGGCGGAGCTCTTCAGCAGCGGTGAGGACGGCTCCGTGGTTCTGGGACTTCTGGAGgaatctgtattttctctgaCGGACGGGGGTCTGCTCAGAATATTTCATCCTGTGAACGACGCTGTGGAGACTCAGCTGGAAAACTGTCTGACACGTTTGAGTCTGGTGAAAACGGCCGTTTCACCGAAACGTGGGACGCTGTTTGTGGCCACGAGAGACGGCGTCCTCCATCAG ATTTCCAGGACTGGAAAACACTCGGCTGTCGAGTTTCCTCTGGTTCCTTCGTTACTTTCTGTTACTGAAGATGAGAAAATACTGATGGCAG cttctgAACGAACTCTGAGTCTCTTTAACATCGACAGAGACTCTGTGGACAAAATCCTCGACCTCCAACACGATGACGACGTTCTGTCCGCCTGCGTCTCCTCAGACGGTCGCCTGCTCGTCTCTGGAGCTGCTGACCAGCTCATacgg ATCTGGTCGGTGACCACCGGTGCGTTGTTGGACTCTCTGTGTGGATCTGATGCTCCGGTAACTTCTGTGGTTCTCTGCAAAGGTTCTGTGGTTTCAGCCTCGGCCGCCGCTGCCTCCGTTCACCTGTGGAGCCTGAAATATGACACCCGCCACAAACCTGCCGCCCACATCCCGTCAGGCTCCGCCCACGTCGCCATCACCAGAGATGCTGATCGAGTTTTCTTCGTCCGACAGTCGAGTCAAAGAGAAGTGATGAGCTGGAACAACCACACAG GTTCTCTGTCCCAGCGTCTGTCCGTCTCTGCTCAGGTTTGCTGTCTGGAGTTGGTTCAGCACAAACGTCTGCTCCTGTGCGGTCTGACCTCCGGCACCGTCCTCATCTACCCGCTGGCTCTGCCCCAGGAGACCCTGTGCATCCCTCCTCCAGAGAGCCTGTGCAGGGTGCTCTGCGTGGCCGTCAGCGCCCACGAGAAGCACGTGGCGGTGGCCTACGAGGACTCGGTTTGTCTGTTCGAGATCTCTGCCAGAGACAGCTTCCCCACGGTGGAGGGCCCCCTGCACAGGTTCCCCCTGTCCCTCCTCCACGGCCCGCTGTCCTCCATGGCGCTGCTGTCCGACCGCAGGCTCCTGTACGGGACGAGCTGCGGGGAGGTGAGGCTCCACGACTTCAGCAGCGGCAGCGGCTCCGGTCTGGAGCCTCACCGCAGCAGAGTGACCTGCGTGATGGGCAGTAACTGGGGGACTCACGCCCTGGTCGGCTCCGAGGACGCCGTGCAGAGGCTGTGGGCCCTGACCCCGCTGACCCTCGACCACACCATGGAGTACAAG GGTTTTCTCTTCGAGGGCGTCCTCTCTGCTGCGTTCTCCGAGAGCGACCGGTTCCTCTTCACCGGATCTCAGGACAGAACCGTCAAAGTGTGGGACGTTCAGACGG GAAACCTGCTGCACGTTCAGTACGTCTACTCCCCGGTGGTCAGGATGGTGACCTTCAGGAACGGCTTCGTGGCGTTGTCTCAGCAGGGCGCCGTCATCAGAGAAGTGTTTCGCTGCCCAGACCACGTCAGTCCGGACTACAACCCTCTGAGGAACGTCAAGGCTCAGTACCACGTCACCTCCAGGGACAAGAACGGGGACGTCCAGCAGAACTCTGTGTCCGGCCCCCAGGACTTTAACCCCGCCCAGTTCAACCTGAACTTTATGAGCATGCTCCGAGCCAAACCCTCCTCCACCTGTGTCATTCTGTAG
- the pdzk1ip1 gene encoding PDZK1-interacting protein 1, with translation MDKVSELVSCLLLIVGGVTAQTDQKLSTERLLPQWLVGIIAVVGFLFLAFVSLLVKKSWCEESNRGAESERDSELANGNTYDTSLDVVRSKDVNVYDNLVFDSSDDKVTAM, from the exons ATGGACAAAGTGTCGGAGCTGGTTTCCTGCTTGTTGCTGATTGTCGGAGGTGTGACGGCACAGACAG ATCAGAAGCTGTCCACCGAGCGTCTCCTGCCTCAGTGGCTCGTCGGCATCATCGCCGTCGTCGGCTTCCTCTTCCTGGCGTTCGTGTCGCTGCTGGTGAAGAAGTCCTGGTGCGAAGAGTCCAACAG GGGGGCGGAGTCTGAGAGGGACAGTGAACTAGCCAACGGGAACACGTATGACACGAGCCTGGACGTGGTCAG GAGCAAAGACGTGAACGTGTACGACAACCTGGTGTTTGACAGCTCTGATGACAAAGTTACTGCCATGTGA